Within Spinacia oleracea cultivar Varoflay chromosome 4, BTI_SOV_V1, whole genome shotgun sequence, the genomic segment AACAATGGATGATAGCCGTCAAACCCTAGAAGTAAAATCATTTCGAAAATTTTCTTACGATTGATGAGAAATAAAATCATTTCAAAAATTTCCAGAATTTCAATCAATATCCAAGTTACATTTCACCAGATAATATGAGAAATTGAGCAAGGAAAATCAAGTGGAAAGAGGAAAATAAAAACCATTTCTTAACATATCTTCTTTTTAATCTGAACATATCAACTCATTTCTGTaatcaaaataagaaaatataaaCCAATACCAAATTAAAAACTAGCAGATATGTGTTATGATTAGGAGGATAATTAAACTTGCAATTCATCCAAACTTGCAAGTCCTAATTCGGAGGAAAAATGCACAATCCTCATACTCGGGCCTGACCGGAGACCTTTGACTACTTCTTCTACGATTCAACTCTTTTTCACTATCCTCATTGAGTACTTCACTGAGGAGCCTGGCTCCAAATGTTTTTGAGGTGATTGTCCTCGAAACACGCATCTGATTGTTATGAGCCTTGTTTAGGTTGTGATTAAAGTATGGTACATTTTGAAAGTAGAGCTTGGAATTGATCTTTTTAATTGAAATTCCGCAAGTAGAAATTATATGGCTGAGAAGATGCTTGTGAATGATAGTGTTAGAGATGCGACTCGAAAATCACTCATAGCTTTATCTTATTCGTCACCTGAAATTCTCTGTAATTCACCTAATAATTCAAAGAAGGTGAAGTATGTTGGTAATACAATATCTAAAAAGGATGGTAGTGTGGCCTATTGGTCTGAACTGATTTCATTATCATACCCAACATCAGATGTTGAATTGGGACCTGAAGTTAAAGCTTAACTGTAAACCTTAATTGTATCAAGTTACTCATATTACAGTACAACACGATGTTGGTTAAACGAATGTTGAATACTAATCTCACTTTAATTATTTTGATCAATTGAATATAAAAATTGTATTAGAATTTCATCCAAAGCACCAAATACAAAACATCATGATCGCAATCACAATAACcttgataaaaaaaatagtaCTCGTGTAAAACTAGAGAAGCAGGAAGTGGAAACAATAGAGCAAATTTACCTGATGAGAAGTGGAAACAATAGAGCAAGTTCAGGCCATGAATTCTTCTTTACAAATTCAGCATCAACAACAaaacaattaaaaatcaaaagtcGATCAGTTACAAACTTACAATTACCATATCATCAAAAACCAAAAGGGCATTAAGAAAGGGCATTattgatttttgtttgattttttctgGATTCGTTGAATTTTCGTTcgatttttgtttaattttggtGAATTCTTTGTTCGATTTTCTGGGTTCATTGAATTTGTTCGATTAAGGTAAATTTTTGTTGGTGATTTTTCTTCTTGAATGTTGGTAATTTTTGTTGGTAATGTTCTTGAATTTTTGTTGGTAATGTTAGTTGAATTTTTGTTCATGAATTATCTCAATGAGAACATATAATCtgatttattattataaataataaaatatctaccttttctcttatttctttattattttctctctctttcatttATTCCAATCTCTTACACACAaccatttctcttacacccaatcattacacttatacccatataaactaagattccagttttcttaaaaaccaccaCTACAAGAAAACTAACTTTTAACAACATGGCCTTATTTGTTGGGAGAGGGCACTTTTCTGTTGGTAAAATTTTTTGCCAACAGGTATTCATCTGTTGGCCATCTGTTGGGAAAAAGTCCGTTGCTAAAAGTATTACCAACAGATAACGATGATCTGTTGGCGTGTATTATTTGTAACAACGGTAAAGTTATTGTTGGTAATTATGTTTTGCCAACGGTTTCTAGTGTTGTAAACACGTTCACCAACAaaattattaaatattggtAATAGTTTTACCAACATCCAAATCTATTGGTAAAATTTTaccttaaaaaaattagtttatttGCACACCTAAAACTGTTGGTAATGTATGCATTACATTATATATTTCATAATCGTGTACACAAATTAAAAATTACTTACACAAAATATATGAAAGCAAGTTCCATATATAGAATATGTACTTGTTCATTACACATATGGCCTCACCAACCACGCAAAACCTTGTACATTATACGTTACTAGAACCCATCGACTATAGTAAGATCCAATACAATAAACAACATCCTAGTAAGTTCGATTCAAAAAAGACCTCATGGTCTAAAACGATTTTCTCGTGATTATAAAACATGATAGGAACAAACTTTCATTCCATCCAAAAACGAATGTTAGGATTGGGATGCATATGTTTTGCTTACTATTCATAATCATAGTATTCCTCGCCTTCTTCATCTTGTGCTTGGTAGTCATCTTGTACCCTGTAGTCATCTTCCTCTCCTACATCATCGTTAGCCTCTTCAAAATTTTCGTTCTCATTTGCATCATTGTTTTCACCATCACTATTATCAACATCCTCACTATCTGATAGAAGAGTAAGAATTTCTTCTTTGGACATACCCTGGAAATATCCAATCATCaataaaacaaactaaaaagattttccaccCTTAAACCAATTCCACTAGATTTTCCACCATGTAAACAAAATCCACCTACAATGATGGAATCCTTAAAAACCAGTAAGAATCAAAGCCCAAGACACTTGTTGTATATTTATACCAAACACTTAAGCACTTTGTGAAAGAAAGTTCAAGCACCAATCTTAATTAAAGACTACATCTGTAGAAAGTGATATAAACCAAACTACCAACCAAAAACAACCTACCAACTTTCATACAATTAAAGACAACCATCACCAGTTAATACAGAAACTCAATGGAATGCAACTTGGAAATAGAGGAACAAATAAAAACAATCATGTTTACTAGGCCAAATTTAGCAATGAGCAACCAATTGTAAAATAATCAATAACCACAGTAGCATTAAAATGTGAAATCAACACTATCACCATAATCACAACCCCACTATTGGTCTATTGTTGACCTAAATACAACGGGTTCAACAACAAAAAATATCAGTAGATAAtccactaccactttacaggtAACCAGAACTAGATCAATAACCACAACACtaataaatttaacaaaaggaaaaggtgtaaaaaaaaagttttaccTGGAGCTCCAAGAGTTTTATCACCAAATTAGACATCTTATCAAACTTCTTAACCATCTTTTGAGCTTCTGTCTCAACTTTAATTCTTTTGGCACGCTCCTCCTCCAACGCACATCTCTTTGTGCGAGAACGGGGAACCTTAACCCCTAGACCAAAAGTTTTTGCATAACCATTTTTATCTTCCCCAACATGCTTTTTAAAAATAGATATGCGATCATCACCACTACAAGAACCTTGAGGCAGGCGAGCCAAATCCTCTTCAATTGCTTTCTATAAATTGTGACAAAAGAACAAACActacaaattataaattataccAGCTTGAAATTCAGTGTCATAATAAGTTAAAATGAATGTAGAAGAAATACACCTTTGCAGCCGCCGAAGCATCATCAAGTCGAGAACCCCTTTTAGGTACATGGGTATCAAGCCATACATCAAGGGGATCAGGCTCTTTTCCGTCTTTTGCCTAATTTAAGTCCAATACAAATTCATGATAATATGATTAAACCACAGACACATAAAGTAACATAAAAGTTAAACCAAATTAGTAGATATACCTTTATTTCTCCTCGTTTACGTGCAAAACTCTTGGAACCAGCATAGTGACACATCattgactttcttttgttttcaatATTTCTTTTGCTCCTTTCCTAAATTTTAatgaacatataattaattctTAAAATAAATGGAAACAActgtatatatttatatttttattcagTAAGGTTTACCTGGCCTTTAGGAGATTCCCAAAACTCCACCAATTTCTTCCATATGTCTTCAGGTATATGAGGTACTTGTAACCTTTGATCTATAGCTTCTTCATGAGTTCTTCTATCAAAATGTTTTATATTTAACTCACATTTTTGGAGTCTCCACGCAGCATTCCTAGTCTTCATTGCCCAATCATAGGGCTCTCGCCCCTCAGTAAACTCAAATGATTgctgtaaaataaataaaggacTTAAGATATATTTTTTGTGCAAGGacataaaaaatattgatttaCCATTTTACATATACCTTTGCTTCCTCCCACACatcatcttttttcttttgacttAAAAACCTCCAGTCCCAACAATCTAGTTGCAATCTTCTAGGATCTCTAGCTAGACAACCAAGTAGTGAGGATAGCTGCCTCTCAGTATCACTAATGGGTTGTCCATATTCATTTACCTCAACAAATACACGTTGCTTTGAAATCTTGGTCTTATTAGCCCCACGACCCTTCTCATTCCTTGGTTGAGTTGCTTGAATTCTCCTTCTGTTTGTGGTATTATAACCACCTTGTGTGGACATCGTGTGACTTATATCCTCTGCTTCATGTTCTTGCGTTGGTTGACTTAAGTTTGCAAATGTATCAGATTCTAGACCTCTTGGATTCAGACCTCGTGAATTCAGATCTCCTGGGTTGAAACCTCCTAAATGGAGCTGTGAGTTGAGACCTCCTGAACTGAGACCTGAGTTGAGACCTCCTGAACTAAGACCTGAGTTGAGACCTCTAGAATTGATGTGTCTAGGACTACATCGTAATCCTTACACAAAAAACATACATACATAATGTTAAAAGAAAATACATATCCAAACAACatataaagaaaagaaaaaaaaaggatgaaatgtatatatatatatagacagGGAAAGAGGGAGAGAAAATATCCTTTACCCGAAGGAACGCTTGAAGGAACAATTTTATCTTGGTTAAAATTTTGCTGCAAACGATtatccctttgtggattattgtAAGCATTACGACATTGTGAATTTTGGTCTTCTCGGCGTCGAGCTATTAAGATaagaaaatttaattaaatgacATGATACCAAATGGAAGAAAGATCATTGTTACTTATAAATCCAATATTTTCACACACGATACCAGAGTGAGGTCTCCACTGGCCACCTTGAAGGAATCCATGTCCTTCAGTCTGGCAGCACTATTAATGGCGTCCTTCCGCCATTTCAACTGAAGCGTGTGTTTGCTTGAAACAATTCAAGATGGTAGCCACTATCTCTATTCTAATCTGCAGGATTCCCCCCTCCCCTTTTAGTTTTGGTGTCCAACGTCTCTCTGTTTGTTATACATATTTGTCCCGGCAATAACAATACCAACAGTAAAAAGGTTGATCGAAGATCAAACTTAGCACTCGAGCCTATATTTACTCCAAAATAAATGAAGAGTAGAAGAGCCTGCTAACCTATTAAGACCCAGCAATAACACAATACTTGATTTCCAAAATCTATACACTTGATTCCTATAATCCGTTTTAAAAACAAACACGATTATGTAAAGACTCGAGGGGTCTGATTGATATGACTTCTAAGGAATAATTTATCAGAAGTATAAAGCATGGAGAATTAGAAAATACTACTTTTGCGAAGTCCCTCTTAATTACAGCAATGTATAGCACCATATAATGGTTCATATGAATATATAATGTCACAATCTACTCCACTGatatctttttcttcttttctcctTAAATATTTTAAACTAATATAATCAACCTATAACATACCTTTAATTCTACCCAAACTTAGGTAGATTAAATTTGGCACCAATGTTAATTAAGTACTCGTTTTAATTTCTTCATACTTTCAATAAATTAAAGTACCCCCTTCCTTATTTACTTGTAGTTTGACTTATCAAGCAAGATTCTGGTCATACAAAACAATAGCTGCTATTGAATACAAAGTAAAAATAATCTTATCTGGTCTCCGCATCTTAACATATAGCATTATCGATGTTAGTCTAAGGAATCCCATCTCTTTAGAGCTATAAGTAGAAAAATCCTAGAAAGTAAAAGTAGTCCacaatatattttaattttcttttggtAATAgaagtatgatttttttttcaacaatCTAGTCACAGGGGAGTGCTAGTGCTCCACTCTTATTCTCTTCTCAATCACCCTACTTATTACAAAAATTTAGTTTGCGCAGATGCCAAAGGACAGAACATTAAATTACACAACTTTCTCAACCTAACTTTCCAAACCCTAAAAATCGAAAATAGAACATAAACCATCCACCTTGAATATCAGATATTTTTCTCAAAACTAACAAGAAATTGACAATACAAACCCTTCAATTTTTTAAGAAATATCATGAAACCCGGCGGAAAAAACTAAATTTCAATTAACAAATTAaactataaattttaaaaatttacctTTTAAATTAAGACAAAGCAGGTCAAGCACCGATCAGGAGAAAAAACGAGCGAGATCTCTACTGTAGAGAGGTGGGCAACGGGTATCGGGTTGCGCCGTTTGTGTAATTTCTACCGGAAAGCAGCTAATTGAATCTTGTGTGGGCTTTGTTTACGTATTTCAACAAAAGAGGGAGCAAGTAAAATCCATAGTCTTCTCTGTGGAATAGAGGTTTTTTGCTAGGTGAAAATGGAGATGGAAAGGTTTTTTGTTGGATTTCTAGACATAGAAGATGAAAATGGAAATAACAAGGATAGTTCTAGATTTCTAAATCTCacgttttgaaaaaaaaaaattatgaatgaaattattttttaattcctACCCTAGTACTTGATATTGCTGCACCCTAATTAAAAATACATACTtttctttttcaacttttggaaattGTGTTAAAGCGGGAAGAGTGAAAAAATGAGCGGGCAATGAAATATTTTACCAATACTTAATATAGTTGGTGAAATTTTTGTTGGTAATAAAAACTTTTACCAACAAATTAAAGACTATTTGTTGGCAAAATATTGTGGTTTTAGGAGCCCGTGTATTATAGCCAACAGATAAAATATCTGTTGGTAATGCCAACTAACACCAACGAATATATAAAGTATTGGTAGATTTTTGTTGTTATAAGTCATGTTTCTTGTAGTGCACCCAAGATTCTAAATGGGTAGAACAAATAGGATTAGAGGGAGAATTTCATAATTGAAGTGTGTTTAGTTATTGGCCGCAATCAGGACAATACAAAATTTGATTAGCCATTAACTTTCCGTTCTCCTGAATTATCAATCAAATTCATCTTCTAAGGGAGGGTCTGTAGGACCTTATATTTTAATACACAGGGTCCAATTCCTTTAATAATTAACCAAAGCACGCATTTCTGCTTCAACTCTGAGAAAATCAACGAAGAAGTCAATCTAAAGATCAAGATATAGGGCTTGCGCCTCGTGTTCTTGGCTAGTGGGCTTGCTTTCGTTTTTGCTATTAAATTATCattcgataatttatttatcatttcgtaGTTGATGATCCATTGTCGTAAGATACAATTATTTGTTTCTACTAACTTACGAATATATGCAACACGATATACAATTTTATGATCCAATGTTAAATCCTATAATAATGTTTTCCGAATTAatatcccgaaaagctattaaacgaatttcctattcatttaattcgatgatctgttacatgccaatggtgcgACCTTATGAGTTCAGTCGAGAGTAAATTGTGAGCCTActtaggattagaactcactgatcggaatcattgctccagccagctgtttcgatcacttgacctcactgaattaattgttcgtaattaatctgagaCTTTGGTACTAGACTAGTGCACCTTGGGTGAACGACATATTTGCTTCAGGAATGAGCGTAGAGTGGAAATTGACAGACAACCTACATGATGGGTAAAAGGATGACTTGAACGGCAACATATTAAAACACAAGAACAATCGATCATCAAGAACATATCCCAAATGACACCAAAACTCACACCAGCCAAAGGCAAGGAAAATGGATAGCTTCTATACAATTATTGACATGGAAGTCGACATGCATACTCCGTAGTCAAACACATTTCTATTATACTGAAAAATCATTAAGCATATGTTAGGTGAAACAAAGTTAAGTGAAACAGTGATAGTTCCAATCACACCCAAAATGAAAACTATCTTTAACCCGAATAAAATATTTTACCACCGAATAGACCAAAAATGGGAAaatgggaaaaaaataaaaaaattcttaaTGAAGGATTTTTGTTCCAACCTAACATACCCCTAATATCTTTCTATGATTCTACAACTTCCCCACCATAATTCCATCCACAATAACAATTTCTTTGTTCCCAAAAAAAGTATGGAAAAACAATATGGGATATGAACATGATATTTTATCACACAAAACAACACATCAGATCAAAGAAGTGATAACATGGATATAATAACAAATATGAAAGATCTAGAGAACTAGTCGTAGAAGATAAATACAGTTTACAAAGATGAATATAGTTATGTGTATCTCATAACTTAGATGCATTACCCAACATTTTACTGAAATTAGTTGCAGCCTTTGAACCAGATTGTTGAGTAATGAGGTTTTGATGATTGTAAAATAATGATGATTATCTTTTTAACATGTTTGTCAAGATGCGCATAGAATGAACAAGTTATGATTGAACCAAGAAACAAGCTTGTTCACTAAAGTGAAGATGGCTACGTTATACATGTTGGTTATATATAAATTAGCATTTACATTGGTAAACTTCATGTGGTAAGTAAAGTGACAAAGGAGGAACGAACATGATACATTATATGGTCCAGCAGGAACAACCAGAAAGAGAGCAGAAATAATTTAAAGGAGTTCCTAGTTGTCTGATTGTTCCGGCCTGTTCCTTGTCACCTGTACAAGATATACTTATGTGAATTAATAGAGTTTAGGAGTGCATATAATACTTTCATATTTGCATCCTAGTATGTTTGTTATATTGTAGGTAAGAGTCCATATTGGGATAAgttgtttattagacttaggacTTTGCATTAGTCTTGGTCTCTTATATTATCCTATCATAAGTACATATAGTTGTATGTGCTTAGGACTCTTCATATAGTTAGATATGCAGTAGGAGTCTTCTAGGAATGCATATCATACCTGGtctcatttatcatatattatgATGTATTGTAGACGGTTTAGGAgtctaagagttttagtttgcATAAGCATTTTAGGAAAGATTAAATGCTTAGAGTTTAAGccactactacaaaacgcgtcatttttcgacgcttttttttgacatttatcatatattatgATTTATTGTAGACGGTTTAGAAGTCTCAGAGTTTTAgtcagcgtcgagaatttggccGTAGAGAAATTCTCGACGCTGCGCAGCGTCGAGAATCTTGACGGTGTTTGTTCTCTACAGAATATTTTTGGCGCCAATCTGCGTCGAGAATCTCCACGGTGTTTGATGTAGCTAAATATTTCTCGACGGTCATCTGCGTAGTAATATTTTTTGCTGGCTTACCAACAATTTTTTGCGCGAATCATCTTTTGACACTAtatagcgtcgagaatttaatttagtttttttttaatcgtTCATTTTGCCCAAAGCAAAATTAACatgaaactaattaattaaaaccaaACCATACAGATGCAATTAACTATATATTTAGCACGAACACCTTTAAAATTATAAATGAcaagattatatatatatatatatatatatatatatatatatatatatatatatatatatatatatatatatatatatatatatatatatatatatatatgcaataATACGTACTTAGCTCGCTCCaaatcatatcatatcatatcatcaaATTAAGTTTACACATGTCCAAACTATCAAATTAGCTAACTATATATCTCCAAAACACAAATTTAATACCAAAAGGTATGAACAAAAGCATCTAAACAACGAAACAACAGAAAATGTTAGAGGAGTACAGACCACTCCCTAACAACCAAACACAACAGACGCAATAAAAGTGTACGCAACACAAGATTGCACACAACAGCAATAGAACACCACACTCCATGTAGACCTGACTGCAGCACCTGGACTCCCTGCAGAACAGCCTGCACGCATCAGGAGCACAACCCACACCCTGCAACAGCAAGAAGCAACACATGTGCAGCTGAAAACAACACCAAACACCTGCAGAAACAGCAGTGCAGCAGCAGGTCAAACAAGACAGAAACACGCAACCAAAACAGCAACCAAGCAGCAGAAAAAATGTCATCCAACTTATTATTCTAAAATGTCATCTTCAAAACAAAGGCCACTCAATATAGGTTCAAGGATATCAGCTTCATAGTTGAACGAGCTATGCATCACCACTTGATTCTTTTCTTCCACCATCATTATCTCCAAATGCATCATGGACCttaagaaaaaaatattatacAAACGGTTAATAATAGTTTCTACCACGGtgtaaaaataaattaagagaAGTCCACAGTAAACAATAGCACACAAAAATTCCCAATCAAACTTATATATTGAATTGTTTCACAATTAACTAACCAATTGAAATCATCAGACATTGACtcatcttcctttttctttcattGAAAAAAAGTATATGAAAGCATCATTACAAGCAGCAACTGAGGCGTTTGGAGAGCAAGAATGGGGAAGAAGTGGCCCACATGATTCGGGCCAGTAACAACAGTATCCAGAAGACACGGGATTCTTTCGCAGAGACGGAACATGGAGTACAACATATGGACAGTTGTAGGATTACATATACACGGGAATATATATAGATGGGAATATATTCAATGTTAGTTATATTTGATTAGTGGGGCCGGTTACCTATAACGTGTAATCACTTACCTTTGGTGTTGGATTATATTAGGTAAAGAAGTTAAAGTACTAGAGTTCCTTTCCTCGAGTAACTATGGAGTGTGTGTCTTTTAAACTTAGAGTAAAATTGTCAAGACTCCCATGATTTCGGTGTCATATACCCATATCTTAGCTGAATGTTTTTTACTTTCAGAATAATCATGCCGCAAGTGGTTTATATACACCCTTAGAccttcactagaggaaaaatgcTTATAGGTGGCTCATCAAAGGTTGCCCTTATAATATAAGTGCAACCTTTgatggttaaaaaaaaaaattaaaacaaaaaactctTCCCTTCATTTTGGAAAAGCGCATCCCAAACAAAATATTTCACCCCTCCTCCCAGATGCTCCTTCTTGTCTCCCTCACTTCACTcgatcttctgcttctcactgCTTCTTCCCCACCACCATCCACCCCAAAGCACCGCCATGTTGTGGATGCCATTCCAAGCACCCCGCCTCTCCTGCGTGTTTCTCCCCCTGCTTCTCACTGCCAACTCGCCTACTTCCGGAAGCCGCCACCCCACAACCGCCGCCTCTCCTCTCCTAGACAAAGACTCGTGCGCACCACCACTTTCGCCGGCTCGCCTACCACTGGACAACGCTAGcttatttctgaatttttttaattatcacagattttgttaattttgtgattaattttgataaattttcTATTATCCACGAATTTGTGTTCAAATTATTATTCGAATTGAATTATTGCTCGATTTGTTTCTACGAATTATAGAGGATTTTGCTGCGAATTACTTCCATTTATTATGTAATTTAAGACACGAATTATTGTGCGATTGTGTGCTGAATCATTCCTCGAATTTTGTTGTgaatataatttaaaaattgTGCGAATTTAGCTTGCAATTTTGTTGCGAATATTGTTTTtgaattggaattggaatttctagggtttaaggAGGGTTTAATTGGgtttctttttgaattttggTTGTCATGTATCCGTCATAGTTTCTACTTTTCTCTACTTGATCGTGTTGAAAATTTCTTTGGTTGATTTTAGTACTCTATTGAGCCTATGGTTTTCATATTGAAAAACATTACGTATGCACCAATGGTTTTTCCCAGAGGCATATGTGCAACAGTGCTGGAGAAATTTGGCTTGCATTCTTTTGTTGTTATGCTATTGGTTTTCCAGGATTTGTCTTGTTCATCCCCCACCCCCTATGGTATCATTGGGAAAGTACtctattaaaatcaatttttgaataataaatctCAGTTATTGAATACCTTGGCTGTGTGAGAATAAAATAGTCTGGCCTATTTTCTAATAGTGAAATTTCTTTTTACTGcttggtttttatttttatttcttttgtccTTTGTTTAAAATTCTAGCTATAGTTTCAGTTCTGCACCTCAGCAACAACTTGATGTCAACTTATCTTCCTGCTTGCCTGATTGGTCTAATCCTTTCCTTTTTGGCTTGAGTTGGTGCAGAACCTGCTAGGTGAtagatttcatttttttctgcTAGGTATTAGTATGGCCAACAATTTTCAAAGAATCTTAGGAAAAGGAGGATTTGGAGCTGTTTATTACAACTCTCTAGGAGATAATACTAAAGTTGCAGTCAAGATACTCAATCTACCATCTACTCTGATATCATTTCGAATTGAGGTAAGTTAATCCACACCCATTAAACGTTTTTAAAACCTACACATAAGTCTTGAACCTGAATTCAGGCGCAAACATTAGTATATCTGTGATTCTGATTTTTCCTCTTATTAAATGTCTGACAGGAAGAACTGTTGATGAGAGTTCACCAAAAGAATTTGGTTTCTCTTGTTGGATATTGCGATGAAAGAGAGAGCACTGCACTTATCTACGAATACATGCCTAACAATAACCCGCAAGACCATTTATCAGGTACTGCTGATAtactgctgttgttgttgctctgCTACTGCTTCTGTACTGCTTCTGCTATACTGTTGTTGTGGGTCTGCTCTTCTTTGTATTGCTCTTTTCTTCTCTTCTGTTCTGCTTATCCCGGCTTTGTACTACTCTGCTAATGCTTCTACACAGCTCTTTACTGCTGCTGTAGTTGCTGCTGCAGTTGGCTCTATACTGCTGCTGTTATAGCTGCAGCAGTGGGCTGTATACTGCTACTGTTATTGCTGCTACACAGAAGATCAGTAGATCAGTAGAGCAGTCATCAGCCATAACATGATAAAAGTATAGCTTAAGGTCTCATATAATATAACCAGCACTAAATCATGATGTAAGAACACAGAAACTAATCCTAAATCATTAAAAAGAAACTCATTAT encodes:
- the LOC130471590 gene encoding uncharacterized protein: MVEEKNQVVMHSSFNYEADILEPILSGLCVWCCFQLHMCCFLLLQGVGCAPDACRLFCRESRCCSQMLLFIPFARRREDQNSQCRNAYNNPQRDNRLQQNFNQDKIVPSSVPSGLRCSPRHINSRGLNSGLSSGGLNSGLSSGGLNSQLHLGGFNPGDLNSRGLNPRGLESDTFANLSQPTQEHEAEDISHTMSTQGGYNTTNRRRIQATQPRNEKGRGANKTKISKQRVFVEVNEYGQPISDTERQLSSLLGCLARDPRRLQLDCWDWRFLSQKKKDDVWEEAKQSFEFTEGREPYDWAMKTRNAAWRLQKCELNIKHFDRRTHEEAIDQRLQVPHIPEDIWKKLVEFWESPKGQERSKRNIENKRKSMMCHYAGSKSFARKRGEIKAKDGKEPDPLDVWLDTHVPKRGSRLDDASAAAKKAIEEDLARLPQGSCSGDDRISIFKKHVGEDKNGYAKTFGLGVKVPRSRTKRCALEEERAKRIKVETEAQKMVKKFDKMSNLVIKLLELQGMSKEEILTLLSDSEDVDNSDGENNDANENENFEEANDDVGEEDDYRVQDDYQAQDEEGEEYYDYE